In the Rhizobium sp. CB3090 genome, one interval contains:
- a CDS encoding 3-hydroxyacyl-CoA dehydrogenase NAD-binding domain-containing protein — protein MSALRFSDTISATLTGGVLVVTIDNPPVNALSANVRAGLMAALDYAEKDSAVVAVILMGAGNTFIGGADIKEFGKPPVGPLLPQVIAHIEDFSKPVLAAMNGAALGGGLEVALACHKRYAAPSAKIGLPEVKLGIVPGAGGTQRLPRLIGTAAAIELIANGRVVSASEAHKLGIIDTLFERSLIDAAVTAAKSAVDLPLRRTGKLPIPIESEETIDKAAAEALRKARDQHAPAEAVRLVRLAATTSLDEGLTEERRTFIELRDSQEAAAMRHVFFAERSAGKVDGLEKVAPRKIETVGIVGTGLMGSGIAVAALNAGYRVTGIEQTQEAGDKGRERITGILDKAVQSGRIDAAGREDRLNRLRVAADAQELAQADLVIEAVFDDLTVKTELFQHLDSIVRTEAILATNTSYLDPNAIAAATAHPERVVGLHFFSPANIMRLLEVVNCEKTAPDVLASVLALAKRLGKLPIVCGVTEGFIGNRIFSAYRREAEFMVEDGALPHEIDAALEAYGFPMGLFAVYDMAGLEIAWARRKRQAATRYPAARYVAIADRLCEAGRFGQKAGRGWYAYPDGKRTVDPEVTALIEAARAEKGIVPKSFTADEIVIRLLKAMADEGDALLAEGIAARAGDIDLVMINGYGFPPHKGGPMFAAGRR, from the coding sequence ATGTCGGCATTGCGCTTTTCGGACACTATTTCGGCGACGCTGACCGGTGGCGTTCTTGTTGTCACCATCGACAATCCACCCGTCAATGCGCTCTCGGCCAATGTCCGTGCCGGTCTGATGGCGGCGCTAGATTACGCGGAAAAGGACAGCGCGGTCGTTGCCGTCATATTGATGGGGGCTGGCAACACCTTCATCGGCGGCGCCGACATCAAGGAATTCGGCAAGCCGCCTGTCGGACCGCTGCTGCCGCAAGTTATTGCCCACATCGAAGATTTCTCCAAACCCGTCCTTGCTGCCATGAACGGTGCCGCGCTCGGCGGCGGCCTAGAAGTGGCGCTTGCCTGCCATAAGCGCTATGCCGCTCCCTCCGCGAAAATCGGCCTGCCGGAGGTCAAACTCGGCATCGTTCCCGGCGCCGGCGGCACACAACGCCTGCCGCGCCTGATCGGTACGGCCGCCGCCATCGAACTTATCGCCAATGGACGCGTTGTCTCGGCCAGTGAAGCACACAAACTCGGTATCATTGATACACTGTTCGAACGCTCGCTGATCGATGCAGCCGTTACCGCCGCCAAGAGCGCAGTCGATCTTCCCTTGCGACGCACCGGCAAATTGCCGATCCCGATAGAGTCTGAGGAAACCATCGACAAAGCAGCCGCGGAAGCTCTTCGCAAGGCCCGTGATCAGCACGCGCCCGCCGAAGCCGTCCGACTTGTTCGCCTTGCTGCAACGACATCGCTAGACGAAGGACTTACCGAGGAACGCCGCACCTTCATCGAGCTCCGCGACAGCCAAGAGGCCGCAGCCATGCGCCACGTCTTCTTCGCGGAGCGCTCCGCCGGCAAGGTCGATGGCCTGGAAAAAGTCGCCCCGCGCAAGATCGAAACCGTCGGAATCGTCGGCACCGGCCTGATGGGCTCCGGCATTGCAGTGGCTGCATTGAACGCCGGCTATCGCGTCACCGGCATCGAGCAGACCCAGGAAGCGGGCGACAAGGGCCGAGAGCGCATTACCGGCATCCTCGACAAAGCCGTGCAATCAGGTCGCATCGATGCAGCAGGACGGGAGGATCGCCTGAACCGGCTGAGGGTCGCCGCCGATGCTCAGGAGCTTGCGCAAGCCGATCTCGTCATCGAAGCCGTCTTCGATGATCTGACCGTCAAGACCGAACTGTTCCAACACCTCGACAGTATCGTCCGCACTGAGGCCATCCTTGCGACCAACACCAGCTACCTCGATCCAAATGCCATCGCCGCCGCAACCGCTCATCCCGAGCGAGTCGTCGGTCTGCACTTTTTCTCGCCTGCCAATATCATGCGGCTGCTGGAAGTCGTGAATTGCGAAAAGACCGCGCCGGATGTGCTGGCGAGCGTCCTCGCCTTGGCCAAGCGCCTCGGAAAACTACCTATCGTCTGCGGCGTCACCGAGGGCTTCATCGGCAATCGCATTTTTTCCGCCTATCGCCGTGAGGCCGAATTCATGGTCGAGGACGGCGCCCTACCGCATGAGATCGATGCCGCGCTGGAGGCCTATGGTTTTCCGATGGGGCTCTTCGCCGTCTACGACATGGCGGGCCTCGAGATCGCCTGGGCGCGGCGCAAACGCCAGGCGGCAACGCGCTATCCCGCCGCCCGCTACGTCGCCATCGCCGATCGCCTCTGCGAAGCCGGCCGCTTCGGTCAGAAGGCCGGGCGCGGCTGGTATGCCTATCCGGATGGCAAGCGCACGGTGGACCCAGAAGTCACGGCGCTGATCGAAGCCGCACGCGCCGAAAAAGGCATTGTGCCGAAGAGCTTTACCGCAGACGAGATCGTCATTCGGCTGCTGAAGGCCATGGCCGATGAGGGCGATGCGCTCTTGGCCGAGGGCATCGCCGCTCGCGCCGGCGATATCGATCTGGTGATGATCAACGGCTATGGTTTTCCGCCGCACAAGGGCGGTCCGATGTTCGCGGCTGGGCGCCGGTGA
- a CDS encoding OsmC family protein — protein sequence MAELKVKTRQTGATATVGRTGLPHVTSVMGGEIDIVTSPSQPGFNPLDLLYSSLAACLVLSARMAASSLGVLDKLTEVTAVVTGEKAAEGLSRVEKFNIAFTIKGDFSDEIRNAIAHAAEDEICTVSNTIRGNPRFATLISG from the coding sequence ATGGCCGAATTGAAGGTGAAGACGAGACAGACGGGCGCGACAGCGACGGTCGGCCGCACCGGCCTTCCGCATGTGACGTCGGTGATGGGTGGCGAGATCGATATCGTCACCTCGCCGTCACAGCCGGGCTTCAATCCGCTCGACCTGCTTTATTCCTCACTGGCTGCCTGTCTCGTGCTCAGCGCCCGCATGGCTGCAAGCAGCCTTGGCGTGTTGGACAAACTGACGGAAGTGACTGCCGTCGTGACCGGCGAAAAGGCGGCGGAAGGGCTGTCGCGCGTGGAAAAATTCAACATCGCTTTCACCATCAAAGGCGATTTCAGCGACGAGATCCGCAATGCCATCGCGCATGCAGCCGAGGATGAGATCTGCACGGTCAGCAACACGATCCGGGGGAATCCGAGGTTTGCGACGCTGATTTCGGGGTGA
- a CDS encoding RidA family protein — translation MHTILQPEGWAKPIGYANGMAATGRMVFVGGQVGWNAACQFESDDFVEQVRQTLRNVVDILAEGGAEPKHITSMTWYFTNKSEYLANLKGIGQVYREIIGRHFPAMAAVQVVALVEDRAKIEIQATAVIPE, via the coding sequence ATGCACACCATCCTGCAACCTGAAGGCTGGGCCAAGCCGATCGGATATGCCAACGGCATGGCGGCGACCGGTCGCATGGTGTTCGTCGGCGGTCAGGTCGGCTGGAACGCCGCCTGCCAATTCGAAAGCGACGATTTCGTCGAGCAGGTGCGCCAGACGCTGAGGAATGTCGTCGACATCCTCGCCGAAGGCGGCGCCGAACCAAAGCATATCACTTCGATGACCTGGTATTTCACCAACAAGAGCGAATATCTCGCCAATCTCAAAGGCATAGGCCAGGTTTACCGCGAGATCATCGGCCGGCATTTCCCGGCCATGGCCGCCGTACAGGTCGTCGCCCTCGTCGAGGACCGCGCCAAGATCGAGATCCAGGCGACCGCGGTCATTCCGGAATAG
- a CDS encoding MFS transporter — translation MSDQIFQAAPTRRTAPNFRVIALIVASAMFMEQLDATVLATALPTMARDFGVSAPAMSISLTSYLLSLAIFIPASGAIADRFGSRTVFRSAIAVFVVGSLLCAQAPNLFFLVIARLLQGLGGAMMLPVGRLVLMRSVARKDMVNAMSWLLIPALVGPILGPPVGGMFVTYLDWRWIFYINVPIGIIGFVLVSMFIEEVKGPRNGRFDLSGFVLSGVSLGSLLFGFEMSSREGEGYLAVFLISIGLLFGIAYLRHARKHPSPIMDFSLMKVPTFRTSVIAGSLTRISQGAHPFLIPLMLQLGFGLSAATAGQIAIATALGSMAMKPLQVHILRTLGFRTALIIFGLIGTLGYGMCAIFQPNWPLPVIFVILFFCGFFMSFQFTAYNTIAYDEIERDRMSIATSFYSTFQQLMLSLGICVAALALHGSMQLRDHAKAEMIDFSVAFIVVTAIALLAVIWNASFSRTAGSEISGHRKKLPEDALGEH, via the coding sequence ATGTCGGACCAGATTTTCCAGGCCGCACCAACCCGGCGGACCGCCCCTAATTTTCGTGTAATCGCGCTGATCGTAGCAAGCGCCATGTTCATGGAGCAGCTTGATGCGACCGTGCTCGCCACAGCGCTGCCGACCATGGCAAGAGACTTCGGCGTCAGCGCGCCGGCGATGAGTATCTCGCTGACGTCATACCTTCTCAGCCTCGCGATCTTCATTCCAGCAAGCGGCGCCATCGCAGACCGCTTTGGATCGCGCACTGTCTTCCGATCCGCCATCGCAGTTTTCGTTGTCGGCTCGCTTCTGTGCGCACAGGCACCGAACCTGTTCTTCCTCGTGATCGCGCGGCTGCTGCAGGGCCTCGGCGGTGCGATGATGCTGCCCGTCGGCCGTCTTGTGCTGATGCGCAGCGTCGCCCGCAAGGACATGGTCAACGCCATGTCCTGGCTGCTGATCCCGGCGCTCGTCGGCCCCATCCTCGGCCCGCCCGTCGGCGGCATGTTCGTCACCTATCTCGACTGGCGCTGGATCTTCTATATCAACGTGCCGATCGGCATTATCGGCTTCGTGCTGGTGTCGATGTTCATCGAAGAGGTGAAAGGGCCACGCAATGGCCGCTTCGACCTTTCCGGCTTCGTCCTATCCGGCGTCTCGCTCGGCTCGCTGCTCTTCGGTTTCGAAATGTCGAGCCGCGAAGGCGAAGGCTATCTGGCCGTCTTCCTGATTTCCATCGGCCTGCTGTTCGGCATCGCCTATCTGCGACATGCCCGCAAGCATCCCTCGCCGATCATGGATTTCTCGCTGATGAAGGTGCCGACCTTCCGCACCTCGGTCATCGCCGGCTCGCTGACGCGCATCAGCCAGGGCGCCCATCCCTTCCTTATCCCGCTGATGCTGCAGCTCGGCTTCGGCCTTTCGGCCGCTACGGCCGGCCAGATCGCCATTGCGACCGCACTCGGCTCCATGGCCATGAAGCCCCTGCAGGTACACATTCTTCGGACGCTCGGCTTCCGCACCGCGCTCATTATCTTCGGGCTTATTGGCACGCTCGGCTACGGAATGTGCGCCATCTTCCAGCCGAATTGGCCGTTGCCGGTCATCTTCGTGATCCTGTTCTTCTGCGGCTTCTTCATGTCGTTCCAGTTCACGGCCTATAACACGATCGCTTATGACGAGATCGAACGTGACCGCATGAGCATCGCGACCAGCTTTTATTCGACCTTCCAGCAACTGATGCTCTCGCTCGGCATCTGCGTCGCCGCTCTCGCCCTGCACGGCTCGATGCAGCTCCGCGACCATGCGAAAGCCGAGATGATCGACTTCTCCGTCGCCTTCATCGTCGTCACGGCCATTGCGCTGCTCGCGGTGATCTGGAACGCCAGCTTTTCGCGCACCGCCGGCTCGGAGATCAGCGGCCACCGCAAGAAGTTGCCCGAGGATGCCCTCGGGGAGCACTGA
- a CDS encoding cold-shock protein, whose protein sequence is MSTGTVKWFNATKGFGFIQPDDGATDVFVHISAVERAGMSTLRDGQKISYELVKDKRSGKMSADQLESL, encoded by the coding sequence ATGAGCACAGGTACTGTAAAGTGGTTCAATGCTACCAAGGGCTTTGGTTTCATTCAGCCTGATGACGGCGCGACGGATGTCTTCGTGCACATTTCGGCGGTTGAACGGGCTGGAATGAGCACGCTGCGCGACGGCCAGAAGATTTCCTACGAGCTTGTCAAGGACAAGCGTTCGGGCAAGATGTCGGCTGACCAGCTTGAATCCCTGTAA
- a CDS encoding acyl-CoA dehydrogenase has protein sequence MSREIFDWADPFRLTEQLSDDERMVLDTAHSYAQEKLAPRVLEAFRHEKTDPSIFREMGELGLLGPTIAPEYGGAGLGYVAYGLIAREVERVDSGYRSMMSVQSSLVMVPINAFGSEAQKQKYLPKLATGEWIGCFGLTEPNHGSDPGSMVTRAKKVDGGYSLTGAKTWISNAPIADVFIIWAKTEDGVIRGFILEKGWKGLSAPAIHGKVGLRASITGEVVMDDVFVPEENLMPNVSGLKGPFTCLNSARFGIAWGALGAAEDCYAKARQYVLDRKQFGRPLAANQLIQKKLADMVTEITLGLQGCLRLGRLKEDGHPPVELTSILKRNSCGKALDIARAARDMLGGNGISDEFGIARHLVNLEVVNTYEGTHDIHALILGRAITGIAAFAN, from the coding sequence ATGAGCCGCGAAATTTTCGACTGGGCCGATCCGTTCCGCCTGACGGAGCAGTTGAGCGATGACGAGCGCATGGTGCTGGACACAGCACATTCCTACGCGCAGGAGAAATTGGCGCCCCGTGTGCTCGAAGCCTTCCGCCATGAGAAGACCGACCCGTCGATCTTCCGTGAGATGGGCGAACTCGGCCTGCTCGGTCCGACGATCGCGCCGGAGTATGGCGGCGCCGGCCTCGGTTATGTCGCCTATGGCCTGATCGCACGTGAGGTCGAGCGCGTCGACAGCGGCTATCGCTCAATGATGAGCGTGCAGTCTTCGCTCGTCATGGTGCCGATCAATGCCTTCGGCTCCGAGGCGCAGAAACAGAAGTATCTGCCGAAGCTTGCCACCGGCGAGTGGATCGGCTGCTTCGGCCTCACCGAACCGAACCACGGCTCCGATCCCGGCTCGATGGTGACCCGCGCCAAGAAGGTCGATGGCGGCTACAGCCTGACCGGCGCCAAGACGTGGATTTCCAATGCCCCCATCGCCGATGTTTTCATCATCTGGGCCAAGACCGAAGACGGCGTTATCCGAGGCTTCATTCTGGAAAAGGGCTGGAAGGGCCTGTCAGCTCCCGCCATCCATGGCAAAGTGGGCCTGCGCGCCTCTATCACCGGCGAAGTCGTCATGGACGACGTCTTCGTGCCGGAAGAAAACCTGATGCCGAACGTATCGGGTCTCAAGGGGCCTTTCACCTGCCTGAACTCCGCCCGCTTCGGCATTGCCTGGGGTGCATTGGGTGCCGCTGAGGATTGCTATGCCAAGGCGCGGCAATATGTGCTCGACCGCAAGCAGTTCGGCCGGCCGCTCGCCGCCAACCAGCTCATCCAGAAGAAGCTTGCCGACATGGTGACCGAGATTACCCTCGGCCTGCAGGGCTGCCTGCGCCTTGGTCGTTTGAAAGAAGACGGCCATCCGCCGGTGGAGCTCACCTCGATCCTGAAGCGCAATAGCTGCGGCAAGGCGCTCGATATTGCCCGCGCGGCTCGCGACATGCTCGGCGGCAACGGCATTTCGGACGAGTTCGGCATCGCCCGCCATCTCGTCAACCTCGAAGTCGTCAACACCTACGAAGGCACCCACGATATTCACGCCCTCATCCTCGGCCGCGCCATCACCGGCATCGCCGCTTTTGCGAACTGA
- a CDS encoding adenylate/guanylate cyclase domain-containing protein, whose product MNDKDIGEIASWLMQSGLKGMGEADLLAGFCEACRERGLNVDRAMALMDTLHPVYEGRAFRWDGNQVVEREFEYGPTQQGIAAENWLRSSFYHLLTTGGNEVRRRIGFGDPIDFFGLDTLKTDGHTDYLAMVHRFEEGGTIGEMDCFYSHFATTAGAGFIDEELRVLRKLTPALALAIKCTAMGRIARTIAEVYLGEDAARHVLEGKITRGKAERISAALWFSDLANYTRISDTAEPDEIIPMLNAYADAVISSIHEAGGNVLKLIGDGTLAIFKARDAGDACAAALMAESLLRQRLRDLNSQRQIEGRPVTDVYLGLHIGDVFYGNIGSMDRLDFTVIGPAVNEVSRIASMCRSADRNILMSSNFVSALASSQSNDLVSVGRYALRGVNRPQELFTLLSSAA is encoded by the coding sequence ATGAACGACAAGGACATTGGCGAAATCGCCTCCTGGCTCATGCAGAGCGGCCTCAAGGGCATGGGAGAGGCCGATCTGTTGGCAGGGTTCTGCGAGGCATGCCGAGAACGCGGGCTGAACGTCGATCGCGCCATGGCGCTGATGGATACGCTGCATCCCGTCTATGAGGGCCGCGCCTTCCGCTGGGACGGCAACCAGGTGGTCGAACGCGAGTTCGAATATGGTCCGACGCAGCAGGGAATCGCCGCCGAGAACTGGCTGCGTTCCTCCTTCTATCATTTGCTGACGACCGGCGGGAACGAGGTGCGTCGCCGCATCGGCTTCGGCGATCCGATCGATTTCTTCGGGCTCGATACGCTGAAGACCGACGGTCACACCGATTACCTCGCCATGGTGCACCGGTTCGAGGAAGGCGGCACCATCGGCGAGATGGATTGTTTCTATTCTCATTTCGCCACCACCGCCGGAGCGGGTTTCATCGACGAGGAACTGCGCGTGCTGCGCAAGCTCACGCCGGCCTTAGCACTGGCGATCAAATGCACCGCCATGGGGCGCATCGCCCGCACCATCGCGGAGGTGTATCTGGGGGAGGATGCCGCCCGGCATGTTCTCGAAGGCAAGATCACGCGCGGCAAGGCAGAGCGCATCTCGGCGGCGCTGTGGTTCTCCGACCTCGCCAACTATACCCGCATTTCGGACACGGCAGAGCCTGATGAAATCATTCCGATGCTGAATGCTTACGCCGACGCGGTGATTTCCTCGATCCACGAGGCCGGCGGCAATGTGTTGAAGCTGATCGGCGACGGCACGTTGGCGATCTTCAAGGCGCGCGATGCGGGTGATGCCTGTGCTGCGGCGCTGATGGCGGAATCGCTGCTGCGCCAGCGGTTGCGCGATCTCAATTCCCAACGGCAGATCGAGGGCAGGCCGGTGACGGACGTCTATCTCGGCCTGCATATCGGTGATGTCTTCTACGGCAATATCGGCAGCATGGACAGGCTGGATTTCACCGTCATCGGCCCGGCCGTCAACGAGGTCAGCCGCATTGCCTCCATGTGCCGTTCGGCCGACCGCAATATCCTGATGTCGTCGAATTTCGTCTCTGCGCTGGCGTCCAGCCAGAGCAACGATCTCGTCTCGGTCGGTCGCTACGCGCTGCGCGGCGTCAACCGGCCGCAGGAGCTGTTCACGCTGCTGTCTTCGGCGGCGTGA
- a CDS encoding glycerate kinase produces MTVSDPRAFLTSLFDAAVRAADPMTGIRAHLPAKPKGRTIVIGAGKGSAQMAAALEQCWDGPLEGLVVTRYGFAAPCQHIEIIEAAHPVPDEAGLVASGRLLKLVEGLTEDDLVIALISGGGSALLPSPAGRLTLADEIAVNKALLASGAPISAMNVIRKHLSTIKGGRLAAAAYPAKVVSLVVSDIPGDDPALVASGPTVPGAGTRTEALDLIRLYRIELPASVLAHIERPEADAPRPGDPRLAGNEVHVIASAGVSLEAAAEVAREAGVEAAILSDAIEGEAREAAHMHAALAREILHRNRPFAKPIVLLSGGETTVTLTGKGKGGRNSEFLLSLAIDIDGHASIHAMAADTDGIDGSEDNAGAFADASTVARLRKAGLVPAEMLRNNDAWSAFNAIGDLFVPGPTGTNVNDIRAILIL; encoded by the coding sequence ATGACCGTTTCCGATCCCCGCGCCTTTCTTACCTCCCTTTTCGACGCAGCCGTCCGCGCCGCCGATCCCATGACCGGCATCCGCGCCCATCTGCCGGCAAAGCCGAAAGGGCGCACGATCGTCATCGGCGCCGGCAAGGGATCGGCACAGATGGCAGCCGCCCTGGAGCAATGCTGGGATGGTCCGCTGGAAGGGCTGGTGGTGACACGCTACGGCTTCGCCGCCCCCTGCCAGCACATCGAAATCATCGAAGCCGCCCATCCTGTCCCGGATGAGGCAGGCCTCGTCGCCTCCGGGCGGCTGTTGAAGCTGGTCGAGGGATTGACCGAGGATGACCTGGTGATCGCGCTGATCTCCGGCGGCGGTTCGGCGCTGCTGCCCTCCCCGGCGGGTCGCCTTACCCTTGCCGACGAGATCGCCGTCAACAAGGCGCTGCTTGCCTCCGGCGCGCCGATCTCGGCGATGAACGTCATTCGCAAACATCTGTCGACCATCAAGGGCGGCCGTCTCGCCGCAGCCGCCTATCCGGCAAAGGTCGTCTCGCTGGTCGTTTCCGACATTCCGGGCGACGATCCGGCTCTTGTCGCCTCCGGACCGACCGTTCCCGGTGCGGGCACGCGTACCGAAGCGCTCGACCTCATCCGTCTCTACCGTATCGAGCTGCCCGCCTCCGTCCTTGCACATATAGAAAGACCGGAAGCCGATGCGCCGCGTCCTGGGGATCCGCGCCTTGCCGGCAACGAGGTGCATGTCATCGCATCGGCGGGCGTCTCGCTGGAAGCCGCGGCCGAGGTGGCGCGCGAAGCCGGCGTCGAGGCAGCGATCCTGTCCGATGCGATCGAAGGCGAAGCGCGCGAGGCAGCGCACATGCATGCCGCCCTCGCCCGCGAGATCCTTCATCGCAACCGGCCCTTCGCCAAGCCGATCGTGTTGCTGTCGGGTGGTGAGACGACGGTGACGCTGACAGGCAAGGGCAAGGGCGGCCGAAACTCCGAATTCCTGCTGTCGCTGGCAATCGACATCGACGGTCATGCCAGCATTCATGCAATGGCTGCAGACACCGACGGCATCGACGGCAGCGAAGACAATGCCGGCGCTTTTGCGGATGCAAGCACGGTGGCGCGGCTGCGCAAGGCCGGGCTTGTCCCTGCCGAGATGCTGAGAAACAATGACGCCTGGTCGGCCTTCAACGCGATCGGTGACCTCTTCGTCCCCGGTCCGACCGGCACCAACGTCAATGATATCAGGGCAATCCTGATCCTTTGA
- a CDS encoding thioesterase family protein has product MAFKTTRPLRFGDCDPSGIAYFPSYLNILVGVLEDYFAHLGFPWKTLIDDRRIGAPTVRLDVTFVRPGFQGNELDFVVAVRGIGRSSLDLEYQVSANGQVLWTAWQRVVCTFLDTHQSLAWPDDIRAALTPHLEMTDAHHPAT; this is encoded by the coding sequence TTGGCGTTCAAAACCACCAGACCCCTGCGCTTCGGAGACTGCGATCCCTCGGGGATCGCCTATTTTCCGTCGTATCTGAACATCCTCGTCGGGGTGCTGGAGGATTATTTCGCCCATCTCGGCTTCCCCTGGAAGACACTGATCGACGACCGCCGCATTGGTGCGCCGACCGTGCGCCTCGACGTGACATTCGTTCGACCCGGCTTTCAGGGCAATGAACTTGATTTCGTGGTGGCGGTGCGCGGCATCGGCCGCTCCTCGCTGGATCTGGAATATCAGGTCTCGGCGAACGGCCAGGTCCTGTGGACTGCTTGGCAGCGCGTCGTTTGCACCTTTCTCGACACCCATCAATCGCTTGCGTGGCCGGACGATATCCGCGCCGCACTGACCCCTCATCTGGAGATGACCGATGCACACCATCCTGCAACCTGA
- the ggt gene encoding gamma-glutamyltransferase produces the protein MRHFRQRAISLATICAFGLFSITIVQAAAPQPVEAEHGMVVTAQHLATNVGVDVLKSGGNAVDAAVAVGYALAVVYPTAGNIGGGGFMTIRTKDGKTAFLDFRERAPLASTKTMYLDDKGNVVKGASTDGYLAVGVPGSVMGFETAREKYGTKTRQELMAPAIRYAKEGFTLNQADAAELNEGKKWLSRDPATAAIFTKPNGAPFSSGDRLVQPDLAAVLSRISEQGPDGFYKGPAADAIVKASHDKSGILAREDFEQYKVRELDPVKCNYRGYEIISSPPPSSGGVIICEILNVLEGYPLSYTGYGSAETVHLMVEAMRHAYVDRNSALGDPDFVNNPVSKLLDKNYAKKIRDSIDPYRAGVSKDLMPKGLGESTETTHYSIIDNDGNAVAVTYTLNGSFGAGVVAPGTGILLNNEMDDFTSKPGVPNLYGLVQGEANAIQPKKTPLSSMSPTIVAKDGKPFMVIGSPGGARIITITLEAIVNVIDFGMDIQQAIDAPRVHHQWLPDKVYTEPYTLSPDTIKLLSGMGYNVQVGGDWPVWGQAAGILVGGKSLGQIAEGGGARYNGAMDSRAGSGLAEGY, from the coding sequence ATGCGCCATTTCCGCCAGCGTGCGATATCGTTAGCGACTATCTGTGCCTTCGGGCTCTTTTCCATCACCATCGTCCAAGCCGCAGCGCCACAGCCGGTCGAAGCCGAGCATGGAATGGTGGTGACTGCCCAGCATCTGGCGACCAATGTCGGCGTCGACGTGCTGAAGAGCGGTGGCAATGCCGTGGATGCCGCGGTTGCGGTCGGTTATGCCTTGGCCGTGGTCTATCCGACCGCGGGCAATATTGGCGGCGGCGGCTTCATGACCATCCGAACGAAGGACGGCAAGACCGCCTTCCTCGATTTCCGCGAGCGCGCGCCGCTTGCCTCGACCAAGACCATGTATCTCGACGACAAAGGCAATGTCGTCAAAGGCGCGAGCACGGATGGCTATCTCGCCGTTGGCGTGCCCGGCTCCGTCATGGGCTTCGAGACTGCCCGCGAGAAATACGGTACCAAAACCCGACAGGAGCTGATGGCGCCGGCAATCCGCTACGCCAAGGAGGGCTTCACGCTGAACCAGGCCGACGCCGCCGAGCTGAACGAAGGCAAGAAATGGCTGTCGCGCGATCCGGCGACGGCGGCGATCTTCACGAAGCCGAACGGCGCCCCCTTCTCCAGCGGCGATCGCCTGGTCCAGCCCGATCTCGCCGCGGTCCTGTCGCGCATTTCGGAACAAGGCCCGGATGGTTTCTACAAGGGGCCGGCCGCCGATGCGATCGTCAAGGCCAGCCACGACAAGAGCGGCATCCTAGCGAGGGAGGATTTCGAACAATATAAGGTCCGCGAACTCGATCCGGTGAAATGCAATTACCGCGGCTATGAGATCATCTCCTCGCCGCCACCCTCTTCCGGCGGTGTAATCATCTGCGAGATCCTCAATGTACTGGAGGGCTATCCCCTTTCCTATACCGGCTACGGCTCGGCTGAGACCGTGCATCTCATGGTCGAGGCCATGCGCCACGCCTATGTCGACCGCAATTCCGCGCTGGGCGATCCCGATTTCGTCAACAATCCCGTCAGCAAGCTGCTGGACAAGAACTACGCGAAGAAGATCCGCGACAGCATCGATCCCTATCGCGCAGGCGTCTCCAAGGATCTGATGCCGAAAGGCCTCGGCGAGAGCACGGAGACCACGCATTATTCGATCATCGACAATGACGGCAATGCGGTTGCCGTCACCTACACGCTGAACGGCTCCTTCGGTGCCGGCGTGGTCGCGCCCGGCACCGGCATCCTGCTCAACAATGAGATGGACGACTTCACCTCCAAGCCTGGCGTACCCAATCTTTACGGTCTGGTGCAGGGCGAGGCCAACGCCATCCAGCCGAAGAAGACGCCGCTCTCCTCGATGAGCCCGACGATCGTCGCCAAGGACGGCAAACCCTTCATGGTGATCGGCAGCCCCGGCGGGGCGCGCATCATCACCATCACCCTCGAAGCGATCGTCAACGTCATCGATTTCGGCATGGATATTCAGCAGGCAATCGACGCGCCGCGTGTCCATCATCAATGGCTGCCGGATAAGGTCTATACCGAGCCTTACACGCTGTCTCCCGATACGATCAAGCTGCTGAGCGGCATGGGCTACAATGTCCAGGTCGGCGGCGATTGGCCGGTCTGGGGTCAGGCCGCCGGCATTCTCGTCGGCGGCAAGAGCCTCGGTCAAATCGCCGAGGGTGGCGGAGCCCGCTACAACGGCGCGATGGACAGCCGTGCCGGTTCCGGTCTTGCCGAGGGATATTGA